Genomic segment of Bacteroidota bacterium:
CCTTATAAATTAATGTATTGCCCTGTTCACTGAAATTTTCTAAATCGGCTGCTGTCTCAATACGATTCAACACTCTTGAAGGTTTGATATGAAAATTCCTGACAAAATCATCTGTCAGCAGATCTGAATCGCCAACAAATAAATATTTTCTGCCATCAATAAAATCAATGGCTTGTTTTTGAGGAACATTATATACGATGATCTGTTCACGATTATTGGCCTGTATAAATGAAGTTGACCGTAATACAACAAAGCAAATTAAAGCGATAAGCCCATACTTCAATCCTGTTTTGGATTTTTCCATTAACCAAAAACCAAGACCTGAAGCTGCTGCTAGCAGTAAAGCAGCCTGCGGAATAGAGATCTGCAAACCATCCCATAAAGAATATGGCAACAACTCAATTCTCTCTACATAGGTATTCATAGCCCAGAGCATCCAATAAAGAATTTTACCAACAAACAATGCGACAGTTGGAATGAACGAGACTACACATAAAAGTATTTCACCAAGTAGGATCAAACTTGATAATGGCACCGCAACAAAATTGGTAAATATAAAAGAGAGAGGAAACTGGTGAAAATGATAAATGCTTACAGGCACAGTAAGTATTTGTGCTGCCAGTGTTACTGCATTCAGTTTCCAGATAAAATCCAATGCTTTATTTTTTACATAAAACCAATTGTAGATAGGTTTCATGAAAATAACGATACTTAAGACGGCGATATAAGAAAGCTGAAAGCCAACATCCCAAAGCCAGTAAGGATTAATAAAGAGCAACAGGAATGCAGAAAAAGCCAGTGTATTGTAGATGGAAGATTTTCTCGTCCATGTTTCTCCCAATACAATACAGGTAAACATAACTGCTGAACGTATTACGGATGGTTGCATACCTGCGAGCAAACTGAAAAGCCAAAGTCCTGCTATGATCAAAACTGGTCTTAACCACCTAGTGTTTCTTCTTTTCTGCAAGGGCCAGAATAATTTCAGTAACAACCAATAGATCAAGCCGAGATGTAATCCTGAAATAGCGATCACATGTACCACACCGGTATTGGAATAAGATTGTACCAATGTTTTATCGAGGTCATCTTTATAACCGATCAACAATGCTTCAGCTAAGCCCAGCTCTTTTTCACCTTTAATATTTGCTCGCAGTATATTCAATATTTTTTCACGGGTGGAAAAAATGAATTCCTTAAAACGGGTTTTGTTTTCACCCGGCAGTAGAACAAAATCATTTTCTTTTAAATAAGCCTGGTGTGTGATCCCCTGGAATAAGGAATAGCGTTTATAATCAAAGCCACCCGGATTACCAGCGTTTTTGATCTCCTGTAATGATTTTTTTAAAATGAATTGGGAACCATAGTTAAGTTTATTTGCTGCACTATCTTTTTTAAAATAAATAATGAGTGAACCGCTTGTTTTAATACTGGTGTCATCATTCAGAATAAAATCAACTGATGCATTGGCTTTATAGGATTTGGTTTTTTCAACCGGGTTTTCCTGTAACGTGAGAACCAGTGCAACCCGGTTGCTGTAATAGCGGCCAAACCAGTTTTCATCATGCCGGATATCTTTATACCATGCAAGCAATCCGCCAACTGAAATAAATAAAACTGTTATAGCCAACCCGCTTATTGCTGAAAGTTTATAACGTTGGAAAAACGGAAGAAGAAAGAAACTGGTCAGGATTGTTAAACTAATTCCGCATACGATCCATAAAACAATTAACTGAATTTGTAAATGCCATTGCAGAACGATACCTGTCATCAGCGGAATGAGAAATCTTATAAATGGTGCATTTTTCCAAATATGAATGACGGGGGCAGACATCTACAAAAGGTAATGATGTCATTATTTTATAACAATACCACTTTGCGGGTATTCTTTTTAGATTCGTACCTTTCGCACAAGAAAAATTTTATGAGAAAACTTCTTTTTATCCTTCTTTTTTTAATTGCCAGCAACATTTTTTCACAAACTGTTCAGCAGCTTGAATCAAAACGTATTGGTCTTCCCAATGGTTGGAGCCTTACACCGGTTGGTAAAAGTCTTCCGTTGGGTGATCTGCCATTGAATATGGCTATTTCGCCAAACAAAAAAATAATTGCAGTAACTAACAACGGGCAGAGTAAACATTCATTGCAACTCATCGATGCTGTTAATGATAAAGTATTGTCAACAGTTGAAATTAAAAAAGCCTGGTATGGTTTAAAATTTACTGCCGATGGAAAATTCCTATATGCTTCCGGCGGGCACGATAACTGGATATTGAAGTATGCAACTGCTGGTAAGAAACTGGTTTTAAAAGATAGCATTAAACTGGGAGATAAATGGCCGAATAAAATTGCTCCGGCCGGAATTGAAATTAATGATGCAAAGGAAAAAATGTATGTAGTAACAAAAGAAGACAATTCACTTTACATCATTGATATTCCTTCAAAAAAAACTACAAAGAAAATAACGTTAGGCGGCGAAGCATACGGTTGCCTGCTTTCTCCCGACAAAACCAAAATTTATATCAGTTGCTGGGGCTGTGATAAACTGATTGTGGTAGATACAAAGACTGAAAATATAATTACTAAAATCCCGGTCGGCGATAATCCCAATGAATTATGTCTTTCAAAAAACGGAAAAATTCTTTTTGTTGCAAATGCAAATGATAATTCAGTTTCTGTTATCAATACCACAGAACAAAAAGTAATTGAAACATTAAATGCGGCTTTGTTTCCTGATGCACCTCCAGGCTCTACTTCAAACGGGCTTGCATTAAGTGCAGATGAAAAAACATTATACGTTGCGAATGCAGATAATAATTGTCTGGCGGT
This window contains:
- a CDS encoding ComEC family competence protein, giving the protein MSAPVIHIWKNAPFIRFLIPLMTGIVLQWHLQIQLIVLWIVCGISLTILTSFFLLPFFQRYKLSAISGLAITVLFISVGGLLAWYKDIRHDENWFGRYYSNRVALVLTLQENPVEKTKSYKANASVDFILNDDTSIKTSGSLIIYFKKDSAANKLNYGSQFILKKSLQEIKNAGNPGGFDYKRYSLFQGITHQAYLKENDFVLLPGENKTRFKEFIFSTREKILNILRANIKGEKELGLAEALLIGYKDDLDKTLVQSYSNTGVVHVIAISGLHLGLIYWLLLKLFWPLQKRRNTRWLRPVLIIAGLWLFSLLAGMQPSVIRSAVMFTCIVLGETWTRKSSIYNTLAFSAFLLLFINPYWLWDVGFQLSYIAVLSIVIFMKPIYNWFYVKNKALDFIWKLNAVTLAAQILTVPVSIYHFHQFPLSFIFTNFVAVPLSSLILLGEILLCVVSFIPTVALFVGKILYWMLWAMNTYVERIELLPYSLWDGLQISIPQAALLLAAASGLGFWLMEKSKTGLKYGLIALICFVVLRSTSFIQANNREQIIVYNVPQKQAIDFIDGRKYLFVGDSDLLTDDFVRNFHIKPSRVLNRIETAADLENFSEQGNTLIYKDKKILRINKTTGFISSENKIPVDLLLISGNPKLYFTKLIKTFTIKQVVFDGSCPAWKINYWKKDCDSLHISFHDVSEKGAFVMNL